In the genome of Leishmania major strain Friedlin complete genome, chromosome 22, the window CTCTCGGCGCCCCCTCTGCGCGAAGATACACCCGAGCGAGAAGCGAAGCGATGCTACCACTCAAGGTCCTCCAAGCGCGCCCGCTGGCGCGGTGCCAGCtcccgctccacctcctcttcgATTACAAGCTTATCACGCTTGCGACTCTTGCTCTTGTTGCGCCCACCGCGCACCGTTtccccatcctcctcctcttcgtcctcctcatccaTCACAAAGTCGGGGAActcctcgtcttcgtcctgctccagcgcctcAAAGTCCTCGCGGTTCTCCTCATCGTCGAGCAGCTTCTCGAAGGCCTCTTTGTTGTAGTTGATGACGCTATCGTAGGTACCCTTGCGCAGACGATCGAGAAGTTCCTTCTCAATCTCCATCTCAATgcgggccgccgcctctgccttctcctctcgTCGCCGCAGCTTGTCCTCCTGACGCTTGTTCACAGACACGTACTCGTCCTGCGGCTCCATCAGCATTTTCCGCTTGCGCATCAGGTACTGCTTCAGTCGCAGCAAACGGGCTTTGATCTTGATGACCAGCTTCTGGTCCCACcactgcagctcctcgtcgATCTGCGCCAGAGCTTTCGGGAAGGAGACATCGAGCTTCACCTTCtcccactgccgccgcggcaggtgAGCCCGCTCAGCAGTTTTGACGTACAGGTATAGCTCATCCTCGTGCTCGATGACGGTGGCGTACTGCGCGTTGGAGAGCGGGCACACACCACGCTGGCAGAGACCAGTCACGTTGTACGGGTTTCGGCAGAAGCGAACCTTGTCGTCGTTCGTCTTCACCTTGAAGGAGCAGAACGTCTGGCCCATTATGTTCCACATGGCATCATCGTGGTTCATGGTTGCTAGCGAAGAAATGGTTTggaagcaaaaaaaaagaaaaaggaaggaAACAACCGCTACGGCAGAGCGGAAGACTACAAAGAAGGGAAAGGACGAGAGTTGCCCCAGTGAGCTTGGcatgcagacacacacacacacacagacacagacacaccgtTGGAGATGGGAGCGGAACACACGTAGTGGGCGGacgtggggagagggggaggtcCGCTGAGCCTGTGTTTTATCGTTCTGTCAGTTTCAGCAGTCGACTAGCACACGAGTGTTCGTTTTCGAGCGCTGGCGCGGCACACATGAGGGAAAAGGGAGGATAGTGAGAGAACAGCGGAGGTGGAAGAGCcgacatacacacgcgccacacacgcagcgagAGAGTGGTCAGGTAAAGaagtgagcagcagcagtcgcgggGTATATTGTTTTCGGTTCGACTGCATTGGCACCCGCATCTTGAAACAGGCGGAGCCGCGATCAGTCCGCCAACTCCTCTTCTCCACTCCCACCGCCCACACATACAGGCCTACATGTCACAGGAGGGCAACGTGAAGAGCGAGGGccggggcacacacacgcacatacatggGGAGAGCAAGGAACAGCTGCACACCGCCTGTCCCGGCTGCGAGaagcacacatgcacaaaGACGCGCGCAGAAGCACAGCGCAACGTCGTCTCGTAGTTGCTTTTCACCCATTCTaccgtctttttttttaggaggggaggagggttACCTTGGTTCGTTCGTCAGTAACGATTCGCATCTGATATGGAGGGTTGCAGGCGTCTCTGCACCGTCTTCGACTCGCATTCTTCGGTTTCGCCTAAATCGACTCCACCACCGAGGGCATTCCAAGACGCTCCACCAGCACGTGGTCCTTGCCCAGGAAGCGCGACATGTGCTTGAGGGCCACGCAACCAAAGCCGTCGCCGTACACGTgcagcttcagcgcctcCGTCATGGCACGTTCCAGGTCTCCTTTAAGGAACAAGGTGATGACGAAGAGACTACGGGCGACGGTGTCGTGTGCGTTTGAAGACAGTGCCGCTTGCAGCTTCGCCTCGCTATCTCGCGTCTCGCTCCACGGACGCGGTGCACCTTGCATCAACCGCCAGGTGGTCAACGCACGGTTTGCATCATTGAGTGGCGCATCACGAaagggctgcagcgccgcctctcgGTCAAGTCGCTCCAAGTACGCGTTCTCGACGGTTTGCTTGCCCTGCACCAGTTGCGCCAGTCCAGCCCAGGCCAGACACAGGGCGACGCTATGATCGTAGTCCTCTCGGGATGCGACGAGCCGATCAACATCAGCGGCAACCGCATCAAGGGTTCGCAGTGCTTTCACGAAGAACTTCTCCGCGTAAAAGGGCTGACGCTCTGCCATCAACCTTTTCCCCATTCCCACCATCTTGGCCACGTCCACCGACAagtgctgctccgcctcctcctgcggtGACGATGCCGCACCACTGCTctctgccgtcgtcgtggcAGTCGCGATGGTGAAAACGCGAGCTGGCTTCGCAGAGGATTGAAAAGATGCGAGCCGGCTGCACACCCGCGGCACCTCTGTCGCACTCATCTCCGTGAGCGGCATGTCGCGAAGCGTGTCGGCGACAGCACCTTTGAAGACGACTAACAGCAGTGGATGACCACGGCGCTTGCCAAGCTGGAcgcgggcagcggcgaaggagggGTTGGTGCAGTcccagagaaagagacgcaGTCGCGCTCCGTAttgctgcgcggcggctgtaACGCTGTTTTTGAATTGCAGAAGGTGTTCTGCcgtgacgccgtcgccgggaTGCTCGTAGCACAAGACAAAGGCATCACCGCCTCTGCTAGGACCTGTGGTgatgttgccgccgctgccgctgacgctgaAGGTGCTACCCTCGCACTCGAAGGCCGCCGCAAACTCCTGCTCATTCGTAACGAAGGTCACCGTCACGGGCGGGGCTGAAGAAACAGAACTTGTGGTGCTGAcacagccgccgctgaggcTGCCGAagcggccgtcgccgctggaGTCACCAGCGACACTGAAACTCATCTACGGTAAGGGTGCCACTCTCGACTGTTGAGTAGGCAGGCGGCAATGTGcccgtgcgcacacacagagagaaacatGATCGAGACGCGCCCCACACGATGCACGCCATGAGTGATATATGCAAAGGAAAGAAGACGCAAAtcgtgtgcatgcgcgttCGCGTGGGCGTAGAGGCAGAAAGGAAAAAGTGTACGAGGCGGGTTAGTACAGGACGTGATAGTGCCGTGGTAGATGAGTCGTGGCGCAAGACAGGCAACGCTACTCGAGTCGAGTGAAGATCTGCAAGCAAGCGTCCAAAACAAAGAAGGCCCGAATTCCGCCATctgctgcctgctgctggagtCGTGAGGGGTCAAGCTGCGCgcgctcccccctccctgccacTCCCTGTGAAGATGCTCATGTTTGCTTGATTGTTGTTTGAGCTTGCATCGCCATTTCGCTGCGTGTTTGATGCACggatgcggcggcgcgtcacCGCGACACACCCGCCACGGGGAGGAGAAAGCACAACGCACGGTAAAACGTTTGAGCGGCACGAATAGCGGAAGGAGGCGCGCGGTGCCCACAAAGAGGCGAACCTCACACGCAAATGTCCCACCCGCCTCTCATCCGCGTCTCCACGGGCACCGCTCACTCCCCACACAAGCAGTACACGCTCCtgaggaaggaagagagaaaaaggaTGTGCGCACAAAACatcaaagagagagagagagagagagctgtacatcgcgtgtgtgtgtgatgtcCATCGAAAGGGCACAAGAAAGAAATTTTTACAGCGGCGATTCCGCGACAACCAAACaggcaaaacaaaaacaaatGGGAAGGGAGAacagcagcaagagagagtgtgtgtgtgtgcccgcaGCGGAAGTATCGGGTGGTGGAGCGACGAGAACAGGAAGACAACGGAGACAGGTGAGAGGATGTAGACGAGCATCATCGACCGAGCAAGCGCATGTCAACGCGCTGCTGTATGCCTTGATCAGCGCACAGGGTAAAGGTGCCATCCCTCGCCTCGCAACGTATCTCGTCATGGTATCCTTTGCGGTACGTTGACACGTACACCCCTTCGCCCTCCGGCACATCAGCCTTCCATCGTCCGTAGTACGTCCCGCCCccgcgcacctgcagcgaGCCCTCGCCATCCTTCTTGTCGTGCACCCATTCTCCAGTGTATGATACAGTGGAAGACGTGTACTCGCCGTAGCCGTGACGCTTTCCGTTCGCGTAGACTCCAGTGTACCGCTGCAACTCGCCGTTCGCGCACGGCACTTCGTACGTGCCACGTCCATGAAAGCGACCTCGCTGCCACTCGCCAACGTAGTGGCTGCCGTCGGCGAAGACGCAGGTCGCCGCGCCATGCAGAGAGCCGTACCGCCACTGCCCCGTCACGCGAGCCGcagtgctgcaggtgctgttGAAGCTACCGTGGCCGTGCGGCATGCCATGCATCCATTCTCCGATGTACACGTCACCGTTGCTGAACCACCTCGTGCCGCGTCCATGCTCGCGCCCCCGCAGCCAGCCACCCTCGTACTTGGCGCCGCTGGGGTAGAAGTAGGTGCCGTTGCCTTCGTACAAGCCGCTCACCCAGTCCCCCTTGTACACGTGCCCGTCGTTGTACACGTACTCGCCGTAGCCGTGAAGGGCGTTCTCGACAAACTCTCCCGTGTACACGCCCTCCGGCTCAACCAGCTCACCTTTGCCGTGCAGCTTGTCATCGAGCCAAGAGCCTTGGTAGAGGAGGTGGTACTCAGCACTGTGGTatgtgccggtgccgcagcgtTGGCCGGCGAACCACTGCCCCTCGTACAAATCGTTCATGGGCTGCGAGCGCCGCAAGCAACCTTTCCCGTGCGGATGGCAGTTCTTCCAGTGGCCCTCGTAGAGGGCCGTGCCATCAGGAAACGCGAAGGTCTGGTACCCCTCAGGCTGCAGAGAAGTGAGCCGGTCACGCACCGCGAGGCCCACAGACTCCCACACCGCTAGCGTGTCActcaccgcagccgcactcGCCTGCGCCCACGCTGCCCGGCGCGCTTGTTGGTGCCCCAGCATCTCCAGTCTGCCCTGCCTATCACACACCTCTTGTGCCCACTCCTTTTGGCCCAAGGCGAAGGCGACCGTTTGCTGTCGCTGGGCGTCCAGTGGGTGCAGTAGGAGGCGCGACGCGTCCTTTGGAATCTCCATCGTGAACGCCGGCAGCCCCGGgtcggcggcgggggcggcaggATCAGCGGTGGGGAACTGTTTTCGTGTCCCCGAGGGCCCTTGCGTCGTGGGTAGAATCACAACGGCAGAGAGACGACCCGCTGGTGCGTGCACCGCGGCACGTGAGGCGCGGTGTATGAGTGACTTcggtgaagcagcagcagatgtaAAGGCACTGCGCAGGGGCTTCATCGCTGCTTTTATGGTCTCTGGCCCCATGTTTTCCCTTGCGACACGCTGCACCACCAGTGGGACGGCAGCCCCCCAACTGGGCGGCGAGTCGGCCTCGAGAACAGTCGACTCCATCCCCGATGATAAAAAGAACAAAGAAGTAAATGTGCTCACTCTCCTGAGCAGAGGTGCAAGGACCGAGCAGAGCACTGAACAGTTCAAAACAAGGCCCCTCACTTACCTCTGCCCACCCTctcgagagggagagggagggaatAGTgcaagggaggagagagggagcgagacAACGAGGCGGAAACACGTCACGGTCGCGGCGGACGCCCTTACTTCCTCTGTATACCTACGCTTTCATATCGGTTCTGCGcctgtgtgggtgtgtgccaGCCCTCGCTTTGCCCTAGACGCAGAGGCTTGGTAGAGTGGATGGAACCAAGTCAGCTTTGCTCAGAGGCGGATGTCTTCCGTCGTCTCAGTAGGTGCTTGCTGTCTCTACGGTGTGTTACGTGCTGAGATGGAGCCGATCACGGTGGAGTCGGGGGTTGGAGGAATGTGAGGAATCGTAGGACAATGAAAGGAAGCGAATGGAGGCAAGGCGGCAGTGAGATGTACAAAGAGCAGTGGAACCTTTGATGCGcgtacagagagagagggggaggggcagcagaCCACATTGCCGCCTAcccacctgcacacacagacacagaatTCGCTCGCCACCTGTAGCGAGATGAACGAAAAAAGAGGGGCGCTAGAGAACAGACGAGGAAGGGCGAGAGGTGCTGTTACTCGAGCTACGTGACTCGACCAGTTTAGCAGAGATTGCTGAGCACCAGAAGGCACCAGCAACTCTCTCACGCTGTCAGTCGTGGTCTGCTCTTGTTGCCCGTCCTCTCCCACTCCTCCAAGGGCACCCGAACCTCTTGTGCcatcctcttctctccccttgCTGATCCACCGCGTGGAGAAGGCGCCTGGCGGGCAGCCAGGCCCATCGTGATTCGCTTGTTTCCGTTGGTTTTTCAGCCACGACATCTATTCCTTCCCTGTTCATTCAGCGTCTCCCCGCCTTCCCAACTTTCCCGCCGTGTTCATCTATCGACTGCTCCGTGGAACGCCGGAACGAGTGAGAAAGGGTGCCGTTACAGAGCGGGGGGCTTCGCCCTGCTCTTCTCCGACACTATCCGAGTTCCACTGAGCGAGCTTGTCGGCGATCAAAACGATaaaggaaggaagaggaacgcacacgcgcactaTCATCCGTTGAGAGGGAAAGCAACGGACAGAGCCACCCAGCCCAGACAACACaccacagcgccgccacgcacgaCAACGGCCCCGGGTGTACAATCACGAAGAAGTCATAAATAGAAACGGACAGCACAACCATACAaaagcgaaagaaaagaTCTGCCCAAAACCGAACGGCGCGAACCTACgcaaaggaaagagaaaTCAAAGTGAAGGcagatgatgatgatgatgggaaaggaagcgcacgcacgcacacgcacacaccgcgatcatcatcatcaccaaCAGCACCACCTATTGAGAACGTTGAATCAGACGAAAACACAAAAGGTGGGGCAGGTAAAGcgacaaggagagagagagagagagagacagaggtCAAGCGGTGCGAGGTGACTCCGGTGACACTCCGGAGCCCTCGGCCACTAGCCCCCTTCGCTTGATGACAATGAACTTTTGAATTTCTTGATCGGTATCGGCCTTTTCCTCACTGCCTTGACCATCGCATCTCCTCTGCGCGGTGAAGGCGAAGGGCGCAAGCGCTTCCTGCGCCGTCCTCTACTTTCCACGCATCTGCAGCATCACGCTCTTGAACTCCTCAAAGGAAACCTCGCCATCACCGTCCTCATCGGCCTCGGCGATCATCTCCTTCAGCACATCGTCGCCGGGGTTCTCACCCAGCAGTTTCGCAACCTCCTTCAAGTTCGCAAAGGAGATTTTTCCTTTCTTATCGAGGTCGAAGAGCTGAAAGGCCTTTAGGATCTCCTCCGGCGAGTCCTTCTGCGCCATGCGCGACTTGACCATGGCTTCAAACTCGCCGTACGCCACCAGGCCGTTGGAGTCTGTGTGCATGGAGCGGATAATGCGCTCCACCTCGTCGCGCGACAGGTCACCGAAGCCGAGACCCTTCATCGCTAGCGCCATCTCCTCCGCGTCGATAGCCCCAGAGCCGTCGGCGTCGAAGAGGTTGAAGGCCTCGCGAATCTGCTCATCCGTAAGCGCAGCCATGGTTGATTGATGCGACCCACGAAAAGAAATCGCGGCAGTGCAAACGAAAACGCGATAAAGGAAATATGCTCTATGAGACGCGTTCACGCTGTATGCAGAATGCTGTCGATGAATGCAGGGCACACACGGAAATGACTGTGAGTGGCTCCACGACGCGCGGGTGCATTATGCACCGACAACGAAGCCGTCGTATGCCGCGGTAAGCCCCGGTAACAGGCCAAGCAGAAGGATTGCGAGAAGCACGAAATAGAGCATGAGAACACTTCCGCGAAACGGAAAAGGCGGGCGCCCTAGATATGTAGAGTGGCTTCCCTCACTGCTTGAGAGCGCGTGCCAACGGCGACTGCAGAAGCAGCTACGCCACCCATCGATGGATTAGGCCCGATACACTACAACCCCCAGTAGATACCAGTGCTGATAGTTGCGCAATCGGCAGCTCGTCTCCTTCCACCTCCGCTTCTGCCACCCCTCAACCTCACTATAAAACATAATACATCCTCATCCACTTAGACTGACCGCCCTAACGGCCATCTGCCAAAGACTCGATCGCCTAGTTTTCCTACCTCCCATCCACATACGCTGTCCAGCACCACGGGCCGTCAGAGTACGAATCGAATGTGTAACAAACTCGCTATTTTCACCTgcggcacgcgccgcatccaAAGGTGTCCTAAGCTTGAATTCTCATCACGTACAGGCCTGCACCACGGCttgcgcacacaaacacacacatgctcACACAggtccacacgcacacgcggctCGGACATAGAGCGCGCCGGCTGGCAATCGGCGGCGCGCCCCCTTGTTGTACAGACGTAGCACTCGTGCTTCATCCGTGGCCGGGATCGTGGTCATAAGACCGTCGTAAGTGGGTCATTGTCACAGCCGTCAACGCAGAGCACACCccaagcgcacgcacaccggcagcaccacgggcCGTCAGAGTACGAATCGAATGTGTAACAAACTCGCTATTTTCACCTgcggcacgcgccgcatccaAAGGTGTCCTAAGCTTGAATTCTCATCACGTACAGGCCTGCACCACGGCttgcgcacacaaacacacacatgctcACACAggtccacacgcacacgcggctCGGACATAGAGCGCGCCGGCTGGCAATCGGCGGCGCGCCCCCTTGTTGTACAGACGTAGCACTCGTGCTTCATCCGTGGCCGGGATCGTGGTCATAAGACCGTCGTAAGTGGGTCATTGTCACAGCCGTCAACGCAGAGCACACCccaagcgcacgcacaccggcagcaccacgggcCGTCAGAGTACGAATCGAATGTGTAACAAACTCGCTATTTTCACCTgcggcacgcgccgcatccaAAGGTGTCCTAAGCTTGAATTCTCATCACGTACAGGCCTGCACCACGGCttgcgcacacaaacacacacatgctcACACAggtccacacgcacacgcggctCGGACATAGAGCGCGCCGGCTGGCAATCGGCGGCGCGCCCCCTTGTTGTACAGAAGTAGCACTCGTGCTTCATCCGTGGCCGGGATCGTGGTCATAAGACCGTCGTAAGTGGGTCATTGTCACAGCCGTCAACGCAGAGCACACCccaagcgcacgcacaccggcagcaccacgggcCGTCAGAGTACGAATCGAATGTGTAACAAACTCGCTATTTTCACCTgcggcacgcgccgcatccaAAGGTGTCCTAAGCTTGAATTCTCATCACGTACAGGCCTGCACCACGGCttgcgcacacaaacacacacatgctcACACAggtccacacgcacacgcggctCGGACATAGAGCGCGCCGGCTGGCAATCGGCGGCGCGCCCCCTTGTTGTACAGACGTAGCACTCGTGCTTCATCCGTGGCCGGGATCGTGGTCATAAGACCGTCGTAAGTGGGTCATTGTCACAGCCGTCAACGCAGAGCACACCccaagcgcacgcacaccggcagcaccacgggcCGTCAGAGTACGAATCGAATGTGTAACAAACTCGCTATTTTCACCTgcggcacgcgccgcatccaAAGGTGTCCTAAGCTTGAATTCTCATCACGTACAGGCCTGCACCACGGCttgcgcacacaaacacacacatgctcACACAggtccacacgcacacgcggctCGGACATAGAGCGCGCCGGCTGGCAATCGGCGGCGCGCCCCCTTGTTGTACAGACGTAGCACTCGTGCTTCATCCGTGGCCGGGATCGTGGTCATAAGACCGTCGTAAGTGGGTCATTGTCACAGCCGTCAACGCAGAGCACACCccaagcgcacgcacaccggcagcaccacgggcCGTCAGAGTACGAATCGAATGTGTAACAAACTCGCTATTTTCACCTgcggcacgcgccgcatccaAAGGTGTCCTAAGCTTGAATTCTCATCACGTACAGGCCTGCACCACGGCttgcgcacacaaacacacacatgctcACACAggtccacacgcacacgcggctCGGACATAGAGCGCGCCGGCTGGCAATCGGCGGCGCGCCCCCTTGTT includes:
- a CDS encoding putative mak-16-like RNA binding protein, giving the protein MNHDDAMWNIMGQTFCSFKVKTNDDKVRFCRNPYNVTGLCQRGVCPLSNAQYATVIEHEDELYLYVKTAERAHLPRRQWEKVKLDVSFPKALAQIDEELQWWDQKLVIKIKARLLRLKQYLMRKRKMLMEPQDEYVSVNKRQEDKLRRREEKAEAAARIEMEIEKELLDRLRKGTYDSVINYNKEAFEKLLDDEENREDFEALEQDEDEEFPDFVMDEEDEEEEDGETVRGGRNKSKSRKRDKLVIEEEVERELAPRQRARLEDLEW
- a CDS encoding Ca2+-binding EF-hand protein, which gives rise to MAALTDEQIREAFNLFDADGSGAIDAEEMALAMKGLGFGDLSRDEVERIIRSMHTDSNGLVAYGEFEAMVKSRMAQKDSPEEILKAFQLFDLDKKGKISFANLKEVAKLLGENPGDDVLKEMIAEADEDGDGEVSFEEFKSVMLQMRGK